Proteins from a genomic interval of Pseudomonas paeninsulae:
- a CDS encoding 5-(carboxyamino)imidazole ribonucleotide synthase produces MKIGVIGGGQLGRMLALAGTPLGMNFAFLDPAPDACAQALGEHIRADYGDQDHLRQLADEVDLVTFEFESVPAETVAFLSQFVPVYPCAESLRIARDRWFEKSMFKDLGIPTPAFADIHSQVDLDVAAADIGLPAVLKTRTLGYDGKGQKVLRKPEDVVDAFAELGSVPCILEGFVPFSGEVSLIAVRGRDGETRFYPLVHNRHDSGVLALSIASSDHPLQALAEDYVGRVLTKLDYVGVLAFEFFEVDGGLKANEIAPRVHNSGHWTIEGAECSQFENHLRAVAGLPLGPTTKIGESAMLNFIGEVPPVAEVITIADCHLHHYGKAFKVGRKVGHATLRCADRATLDQQIAAVEALIGKA; encoded by the coding sequence ATGAAAATCGGTGTAATCGGTGGCGGCCAACTGGGTCGTATGCTGGCCCTGGCGGGCACTCCGCTGGGGATGAACTTCGCCTTCCTCGATCCGGCCCCGGATGCCTGCGCCCAGGCGCTCGGCGAGCATATCCGCGCCGACTATGGCGACCAGGATCACCTGCGCCAACTGGCCGATGAAGTCGATCTGGTGACCTTCGAGTTCGAGAGCGTGCCGGCCGAGACCGTGGCCTTCCTCTCCCAATTCGTGCCGGTTTACCCGTGCGCCGAGTCCTTGCGCATCGCCCGCGACCGTTGGTTCGAGAAGTCGATGTTCAAGGACCTCGGCATCCCGACGCCGGCGTTCGCCGACATCCACTCGCAGGTCGACCTGGATGTCGCCGCCGCCGATATCGGCCTGCCGGCCGTGTTGAAGACCCGTACCCTGGGCTACGACGGCAAGGGCCAGAAGGTGCTGCGCAAGCCCGAAGATGTCGTCGATGCCTTCGCCGAGCTGGGCAGCGTGCCCTGCATCCTCGAAGGCTTCGTGCCGTTCAGCGGGGAAGTCTCGCTGATCGCCGTGCGCGGTCGCGATGGCGAGACGCGCTTCTACCCGCTGGTGCACAATCGCCACGACAGCGGCGTGCTCGCCCTGTCCATCGCCAGCAGCGACCATCCGCTGCAGGCCCTGGCCGAGGACTATGTCGGCCGCGTGCTGACCAAGCTGGACTACGTCGGCGTGCTGGCCTTCGAGTTCTTCGAAGTGGATGGCGGCCTCAAGGCCAACGAGATCGCCCCGCGCGTGCACAACTCCGGGCACTGGACCATCGAAGGCGCCGAGTGCAGCCAGTTCGAGAACCACCTGCGCGCCGTGGCCGGCCTGCCGCTGGGCCCGACCACCAAGATCGGTGAGAGCGCCATGCTCAACTTCATCGGTGAAGTGCCGCCGGTGGCCGAGGTCATCACCATCGCCGACTGTCACCTGCACCACTACGGCAAGGCCTTCAAGGTCGGCCGCAAGGTCGGTCACGCCACCCTGCGCTGCGCGGATCGCGCCACCCTGGACCAGCAGATCGCTGCCGTCGAAGCGCTGATCGGCAAGGCCTGA
- the purE gene encoding 5-(carboxyamino)imidazole ribonucleotide mutase: MSALVGVIMGSKSDWSTLSHTAEMLDKLGIPYEVKVVSAHRTPDLLFQYAEEADSRGIQVIIAGAGGAAHLPGMCAAKTHLPVLGVPVQSAMLSGVDSLLSIVQMPAGIPVATLAIGKAGAINAALLAASILGHQHPQFHAALKQFRQEQTDTVLDNPDPRQA; the protein is encoded by the coding sequence ATGAGCGCACTGGTTGGCGTGATCATGGGCTCCAAGTCCGATTGGTCCACCCTTAGCCACACCGCCGAGATGCTGGACAAGCTGGGCATTCCCTATGAAGTCAAAGTGGTGTCTGCCCACCGCACTCCGGACTTGCTGTTCCAGTACGCCGAAGAGGCCGACAGCCGTGGCATCCAGGTGATCATCGCCGGTGCCGGCGGCGCCGCCCACTTGCCGGGCATGTGCGCGGCCAAGACCCACCTGCCGGTGCTCGGCGTGCCGGTGCAGTCGGCGATGCTCTCGGGCGTCGACTCGCTGTTGTCGATCGTGCAGATGCCGGCCGGCATTCCGGTCGCCACCCTGGCCATCGGCAAGGCCGGCGCGATCAACGCGGCGTTGCTGGCGGCGAGCATCCTCGGCCACCAGCACCCGCAGTTCCACGCGGCGCTCAAGCAGTTCCGTCAGGAGCAGACCGACACCGTGCTGGATAATCCGGACCCGCGTCAGGCCTGA
- a CDS encoding restriction endonuclease encodes MTFLFALFAVALYICYDTNSYGVMALIIGFLVLALWGLVASAKKEEGKINHVIKPSITALIEKYVKVLALKQDQTVRTDAYSNCILNDWHKEIDYFINTVLMTDEIIAAYLSTTSTEPAMLNIIEDRLLVARLEIVSAVHRYQTEQLANASPDESHVEDLEPQEFESFCAKILRDNGWNARVTKASGDQGIDIIATLGGIKAVLQCKKYSKPVGNAAVQEVIAGKQFEQADVAIVVSNCGYTRSAIQLASMSGVHLIHYSELADLSSRIRAA; translated from the coding sequence GTGACATTCCTGTTTGCGCTGTTCGCAGTGGCCTTGTACATCTGCTACGACACCAATAGCTATGGCGTCATGGCGCTCATCATCGGATTTTTAGTACTAGCCCTTTGGGGGCTTGTCGCAAGCGCCAAAAAAGAGGAGGGCAAGATCAATCACGTCATCAAACCCTCTATCACTGCGCTCATCGAAAAGTACGTCAAGGTACTGGCCTTGAAGCAGGATCAGACCGTTCGTACGGACGCCTATAGCAACTGCATTCTCAATGACTGGCACAAGGAGATCGACTACTTCATCAACACCGTTCTGATGACGGACGAGATTATTGCCGCATATCTCAGTACGACCTCTACCGAGCCCGCGATGCTGAACATCATCGAGGATCGCCTTCTGGTCGCCAGACTGGAGATCGTCAGCGCGGTACACCGCTACCAGACTGAGCAACTGGCCAACGCCTCCCCAGACGAATCGCACGTCGAGGACCTTGAGCCGCAGGAGTTCGAGAGTTTCTGCGCCAAAATTCTTCGGGATAACGGATGGAATGCACGAGTCACAAAAGCATCCGGTGACCAGGGCATAGACATTATCGCCACGCTCGGCGGCATCAAGGCCGTACTGCAATGCAAAAAATATTCAAAGCCGGTGGGCAATGCCGCAGTCCAAGAGGTGATCGCCGGCAAGCAGTTTGAGCAGGCTGATGTTGCGATCGTAGTATCCAACTGCGGATACACCCGCTCTGCCATTCAGCTCGCCAGCATGTCGGGCGTGCATCTAATCCACTACTCGGAACTAGCTGATCTCTCCAGCCGGATCCGTGCGGCGTAA
- a CDS encoding AraC family transcriptional regulator → MLHAHLTTLHVVSLILELFAERPAATEALLAGSGIQASDLASGEQRITRTQELQVCANALARHSDLGLTLGRRLHVSSYGLLGYAALSSATFGDAWRLLLQYPALLGTYFKLELSVEGELAWVGAAEYRHAPALEQFNVEMCLASLKLVCDELLGQPVPLVAAQFRHAQPAYVERYAASFTCPLQFDAARNAFAFPAEWLQRRLPLADPVTHQDMLARCRKLNVEFTTRQAWLQRVREALTSHLAEPPGLEALAQQMHCSPRTLRRHLQALGTHYQELLDELRFERAKTLLAQEDWPICRIAEELGFSESASFRHAFQRWSGVAPSRFRS, encoded by the coding sequence ATGTTGCATGCCCACCTGACCACCCTGCATGTGGTGTCGCTGATTCTCGAGCTGTTCGCCGAGCGGCCCGCAGCCACCGAGGCCTTGCTCGCCGGTAGCGGCATCCAGGCCAGTGACCTGGCCAGCGGTGAACAGCGCATCACCCGTACTCAGGAATTGCAGGTGTGCGCCAATGCCCTGGCCCGGCACAGCGATCTCGGTCTGACCCTGGGCCGGCGTCTGCATGTGTCGTCCTACGGCCTGCTCGGTTACGCCGCGCTGTCGAGTGCCACCTTTGGTGACGCCTGGCGGCTGCTGTTGCAGTACCCGGCCCTGCTCGGCACCTACTTCAAGCTGGAGCTGAGCGTCGAGGGCGAGCTGGCCTGGGTCGGCGCCGCCGAGTACCGGCACGCGCCGGCGCTGGAGCAGTTCAATGTGGAGATGTGCCTGGCCTCGTTGAAGCTGGTCTGCGACGAGCTGCTCGGTCAGCCCGTGCCACTGGTCGCGGCGCAGTTCCGCCACGCCCAGCCTGCCTATGTCGAGCGTTACGCGGCCAGCTTCACCTGCCCGTTGCAGTTCGACGCCGCACGCAATGCCTTCGCCTTCCCCGCCGAGTGGCTGCAACGGCGCCTGCCGCTGGCCGATCCGGTCACCCACCAGGATATGCTCGCCCGCTGCCGCAAGCTGAATGTCGAGTTCACCACTCGCCAGGCCTGGCTGCAGCGCGTGCGCGAGGCGCTGACCAGCCACCTGGCCGAACCACCGGGGCTGGAGGCGCTGGCGCAGCAGATGCACTGCTCGCCGCGCACCCTGCGCCGGCACCTGCAGGCGCTCGGCACCCACTACCAGGAACTGCTCGACGAGCTGCGCTTCGAGCGGGCGAAGACCCTGCTCGCCCAGGAGGACTGGCCGATCTGCCGGATCGCCGAGGAGTTGGGCTTCAGCGAGAGCGCCAGCTTTCGGCATGCCTTCCAGCGCTGGAGCGGGGTCGCGCCGAGTCGTTTCCGCAGCTGA
- a CDS encoding histone deacetylase family protein, with amino-acid sequence MLTYYSDDHHQHHGSCELMNGQLVPCFEKPQRADHILARVKDRQLGEVRAPKDFGRAPLQRIHSAAYLDFFEGAWARWQDQNGQGDLLPYTWPARTLRSIMPSSLHGQLGYYSFDAGAPITAGTWQAAYSAAQVALSAQAEIAAGAHSVFALCRPPGHHAASEVMGGYCYLNNAAIAAQAFLDQGRTKVAILDVDYHHGNGTQSIFYDRSDVLFASIHGDPLAEFPFFLGYADETGEGAGEGFNLNYPLPAGSGWQEWGAALEQACQRIAEYGAEVLVVSLGVDTFKDDPISQFKLDSPDYLRMGQRIAALGLPTLFVMEGGYAVAEIGINAVNVLEGFEAS; translated from the coding sequence ATGCTGACCTACTACAGCGACGACCATCACCAGCACCACGGCAGCTGCGAGCTGATGAACGGGCAACTGGTGCCCTGTTTCGAGAAGCCGCAACGCGCCGACCATATCCTGGCGCGGGTCAAGGATCGTCAACTCGGCGAGGTGCGCGCGCCCAAGGATTTCGGCCGCGCGCCGCTGCAACGCATCCACAGTGCGGCCTATCTGGACTTCTTCGAGGGTGCCTGGGCGCGCTGGCAGGATCAGAATGGCCAGGGTGACCTGCTGCCCTACACCTGGCCGGCGCGCACCCTGCGTTCGATCATGCCGAGCAGCCTGCACGGCCAACTCGGTTACTACAGCTTCGACGCCGGTGCACCGATCACTGCCGGCACCTGGCAGGCGGCCTACAGCGCCGCGCAAGTAGCACTCAGCGCCCAGGCCGAAATCGCCGCCGGCGCCCACAGCGTCTTCGCCCTGTGTCGCCCGCCGGGCCATCACGCCGCCAGCGAGGTGATGGGCGGCTACTGCTACCTGAACAACGCGGCCATCGCCGCCCAGGCCTTCCTCGACCAGGGCCGTACCAAGGTGGCGATCCTCGACGTCGATTACCACCACGGCAACGGCACTCAATCGATCTTCTACGACCGCAGCGATGTGCTGTTCGCCTCGATCCATGGCGATCCGCTGGCGGAGTTTCCGTTCTTCCTCGGCTATGCCGATGAAACTGGCGAAGGCGCCGGCGAAGGATTCAACCTTAACTACCCGTTGCCGGCCGGCAGTGGCTGGCAGGAATGGGGCGCGGCGCTGGAGCAAGCCTGCCAGCGCATCGCCGAGTACGGCGCAGAGGTGCTGGTGGTATCGCTCGGCGTGGACACCTTCAAGGACGACCCGATCTCCCAGTTCAAGCTCGACAGCCCGGACTACCTGCGCATGGGCCAACGCATCGCCGCCCTCGGCCTGCCGACCCTGTTCGTCATGGAGGGCGGCTACGCGGTGGCGGAAATCGGCATCAATGCGGTGAACGTGCTGGAAGGTTTCGAAGCGAGCTAA
- a CDS encoding polyamine ABC transporter substrate-binding protein, whose translation MNRITQLFGATLVATALCSAAQAQAEEEQRELRVYNWADYMLPSVPKEFQAKSGIQLIWDVFDTNEALEAKLLTGNSGYDLVVPTNTFLDTEIRAGVFQKLDKSQLPNWKHLDPALLKLMTANDPGNEHAVPYMYGTVLIGFNPEKVKAALGEDAPVNSWDLIFKEEYVAKLAQCGVTLLDSPGEIMPIALHYLGLDPNSTQREDYDKATELLLKIRPHVRYFHSAKYMTDIANGNICVAIGYSGSFYQFANRAKEAGNGVVVDWRLPKEGAPLWFDSFAIPASAKNVEEAHEFLNNLLDPNVVAPISTFLGYPSPNQDAMPLVSAEIRDNPDLTPTAEARKTLYVLKPLPLKVERIRTRAWTRIKSGT comes from the coding sequence ATGAACAGAATCACCCAGCTATTCGGCGCGACCCTGGTCGCCACCGCGCTGTGCAGCGCGGCCCAGGCGCAAGCTGAAGAGGAGCAGCGCGAGCTGCGCGTGTACAACTGGGCCGACTACATGCTGCCCTCGGTGCCCAAGGAGTTTCAGGCGAAGTCCGGCATCCAGCTGATCTGGGACGTGTTCGACACCAACGAGGCACTGGAGGCCAAGCTGCTCACCGGCAACTCGGGCTACGACCTGGTGGTGCCGACCAACACCTTCCTCGACACCGAAATCAGGGCCGGGGTGTTCCAGAAGCTGGACAAGAGCCAGCTGCCCAACTGGAAGCACCTCGACCCGGCACTGCTCAAGCTGATGACCGCCAACGACCCCGGCAATGAGCATGCGGTGCCCTATATGTACGGCACCGTGCTGATCGGCTTCAACCCGGAGAAGGTCAAGGCCGCGCTCGGCGAGGACGCCCCGGTAAACAGCTGGGACCTGATCTTCAAGGAAGAGTACGTCGCCAAGCTGGCGCAGTGCGGCGTGACCCTGCTCGACTCGCCGGGCGAGATCATGCCGATCGCCCTGCACTACCTGGGCCTGGACCCGAACAGCACCCAGCGCGAGGACTACGACAAGGCCACCGAGCTGCTGCTGAAGATCCGCCCGCACGTGCGCTACTTCCACTCGGCCAAGTACATGACCGACATCGCCAACGGTAATATCTGCGTGGCCATCGGCTACTCGGGCAGCTTCTACCAGTTCGCCAACCGCGCCAAGGAAGCCGGCAACGGCGTGGTGGTCGACTGGCGCCTGCCCAAGGAAGGCGCACCGCTGTGGTTCGATTCCTTCGCCATCCCGGCCAGCGCCAAGAATGTCGAGGAGGCTCATGAGTTTCTCAACAACCTGCTCGACCCGAACGTGGTCGCGCCCATCAGCACCTTCCTCGGCTACCCGAGCCCGAACCAGGACGCCATGCCACTGGTCAGCGCGGAGATCCGCGACAACCCCGACCTGACCCCAACCGCCGAAGCGCGGAAGACCCTGTATGTGCTCAAGCCGCTGCCGCTGAAGGTCGAACGCATCCGCACCCGGGCCTGGACCCGGATCAAGTCGGGGACCTGA
- a CDS encoding LysR family transcriptional regulator, whose amino-acid sequence MRISLRQLQIFCAVAKTGSTTAAADSIALSQSATSASLNELEVLLATKLFDRVGRRLLLNDSGKLLLPKAQQLLDGACQIEEHFRGEIGALKSTLRVGASSTIGNYVLPHYLAEFRRICPEIQVNVAISNSAAVAVMVANFEVDIGLIEGPCHEAGLTVSPWLSDQLLVFSAPEHPLAKRKGVTVEELQQAEWLLREQGSGTREEVEHALLPHLHALNLQTELGSSEAIKRSVAAGLGISCLSRWVLADWLDNGQLQALDSLLPPLSRRFYMLRHRDKFVSTALERFWQHCAAKGTGILVSGE is encoded by the coding sequence GTGCGGATAAGCCTGAGGCAATTACAAATCTTCTGCGCCGTTGCCAAGACGGGCAGTACTACGGCTGCGGCCGACTCGATAGCGTTATCGCAGTCCGCCACCAGTGCCTCGCTGAATGAGCTTGAGGTGCTGTTAGCGACCAAACTGTTCGACCGCGTCGGTCGGCGCTTGTTGCTCAACGACAGCGGCAAGCTGCTATTGCCCAAGGCGCAGCAACTGCTCGATGGCGCCTGCCAGATCGAGGAGCATTTTCGCGGTGAGATAGGCGCGCTGAAGAGCACGCTGCGGGTAGGGGCCAGCAGCACCATCGGCAATTATGTGCTGCCGCATTACCTGGCGGAGTTTCGACGTATATGCCCGGAAATCCAGGTGAACGTGGCCATTTCCAATAGCGCCGCGGTGGCGGTAATGGTGGCCAACTTCGAGGTCGACATCGGCCTTATCGAAGGACCTTGCCATGAGGCCGGGTTGACCGTGAGTCCCTGGTTGAGCGATCAGTTGCTGGTGTTCTCCGCACCCGAACACCCGTTGGCCAAGCGCAAGGGCGTGACCGTGGAAGAGTTGCAGCAAGCGGAATGGTTGCTGCGTGAGCAGGGCTCCGGGACCCGCGAGGAAGTCGAGCATGCCTTGCTGCCGCACCTGCATGCCCTGAATCTGCAGACAGAGCTGGGCAGCTCGGAGGCCATCAAGCGCTCGGTGGCCGCCGGTCTCGGCATCAGCTGCCTGTCGCGCTGGGTGCTGGCGGACTGGCTCGACAACGGTCAGTTACAGGCGCTCGATAGCCTGTTGCCGCCACTGTCGCGACGCTTCTACATGCTGCGCCATCGCGATAAATTCGTCTCCACCGCCCTGGAGCGCTTCTGGCAGCACTGCGCCGCCAAGGGGACTGGGATTCTCGTTAGCGGGGAGTAG
- a CDS encoding YeiH family protein — MRRKQKLNLLLPGIIASLIVAASASFLSEHYGAPVMLMALLLGMALGFLSEEGRAVAGIRFTSSTILRIGVALLGMRITVEQILSLGGTLMAVVIGAVFLTISFGILLSRLLGQSRDFGILSGGSVGICGASAALAISAVLPQNKDSERNTIFTVISVTALSTIAMIAYPPIAQWFGLDAQQAGVFLGATIHDVAQVVGAGYSMSDETGDTATVVKLLRVAMLVPIVFSLSLLLRKRGAAGGPRPALPLPLFIIFFVLFVAINSSGVASTQVQEFAGNVSRWCLITAIAALGMKTSLKSLLEVGWRPATLLVSETVFLATLILFAVKWLG; from the coding sequence ATGCGCCGCAAACAGAAACTCAACCTGTTGCTGCCGGGGATCATCGCCTCGCTGATCGTCGCTGCCAGTGCTTCCTTCCTTTCCGAGCATTACGGTGCACCGGTGATGCTGATGGCCCTGTTGCTGGGCATGGCGCTGGGCTTTCTTTCCGAGGAAGGGCGTGCGGTCGCCGGTATTCGTTTCACCTCCAGCACCATCCTGCGTATCGGCGTGGCCCTGCTGGGCATGCGCATCACCGTGGAGCAGATCCTCTCGCTGGGCGGTACGCTGATGGCGGTGGTGATTGGGGCGGTGTTCCTGACCATCAGTTTCGGCATTCTCTTGTCTCGGCTGCTCGGCCAGTCACGCGACTTCGGCATTCTCAGCGGCGGCAGCGTGGGCATCTGCGGCGCTTCTGCGGCGCTGGCAATTTCCGCGGTACTGCCGCAGAACAAGGACAGCGAGCGCAACACCATCTTCACCGTGATCAGCGTGACCGCGCTGAGCACCATCGCAATGATCGCCTACCCGCCGATCGCCCAATGGTTTGGCCTGGATGCCCAGCAAGCCGGGGTATTTCTCGGCGCGACCATTCACGATGTAGCCCAGGTGGTCGGGGCCGGCTACAGCATGTCGGATGAAACCGGCGATACCGCGACCGTGGTCAAGTTGCTGCGGGTGGCGATGCTGGTGCCGATCGTCTTCAGCCTATCGTTACTGCTGCGTAAACGCGGCGCTGCAGGGGGGCCGCGCCCGGCATTGCCGTTGCCCTTGTTCATCATCTTCTTTGTGCTGTTCGTCGCCATTAACAGCAGTGGTGTAGCCTCGACGCAGGTGCAGGAGTTTGCTGGCAATGTGTCGCGCTGGTGCCTGATTACGGCTATCGCCGCCTTGGGAATGAAGACTTCGCTGAAGTCACTGCTGGAAGTCGGCTGGCGTCCGGCGACCCTGCTGGTCAGTGAAACCGTTTTTCTCGCCACGCTGATTCTGTTCGCGGTGAAGTGGCTGGGCTAA
- a CDS encoding MFS transporter: MSMGLLMLGNGLQGSLIGLRATLEGFSTQFAGLLMSAYFVGFLLGSTLTPKIVSKVGHVRVFAALASLASTMVLLHSVFVDPALWFIMRVITGFCMAGLYIVAESWLNALATNQTRGQLLSLYMVIMIGGMACGQLLLNVADPGGFKLFILISVLLSFALLPVLLSVAPAPSFASPAPMGLRQLYHSSPLGVIGCMAVGLSNGAVVGVGVIYAGLIGFPLSDISIFMGLILLGSVVLQWPIGHLSDKHDRRWVILVVTLLAALVALVAIPASQISANSLLAAAFLFGGLSFPMYSLCVSHTNDNLEPKQMVAASGSLVLALGIGATMGPSIAAAAMGLVGPNGLFWFLAVVHAGVGVFALYRMTQRRSVPLDEQGHCVAIPATASQVAMAMVQETAVGDADAVADRAVE, from the coding sequence ATGAGTATGGGGCTGCTCATGCTCGGCAATGGCTTGCAGGGCTCGCTCATCGGTCTGCGCGCCACTCTGGAGGGGTTCTCCACCCAGTTCGCCGGGCTGCTCATGTCTGCCTACTTCGTTGGCTTTCTGCTGGGCTCGACCCTGACCCCCAAGATCGTTTCCAAGGTCGGCCACGTGCGCGTGTTCGCGGCCCTGGCTTCACTGGCTTCGACCATGGTGTTGCTCCACTCGGTTTTCGTCGACCCGGCGCTCTGGTTCATCATGCGGGTGATCACCGGCTTCTGTATGGCCGGCCTGTACATAGTCGCCGAAAGCTGGCTCAACGCCCTCGCCACCAACCAGACGCGGGGCCAGCTGCTTTCGCTGTACATGGTCATCATGATCGGCGGCATGGCCTGCGGCCAGTTGCTGCTCAACGTCGCCGATCCGGGCGGCTTCAAGCTGTTCATTCTGATTTCGGTGCTGTTGTCCTTCGCGCTGTTGCCGGTCCTGCTCAGCGTTGCGCCGGCACCGAGTTTCGCCTCACCGGCGCCTATGGGGCTGCGCCAGCTGTATCACAGCTCGCCCCTCGGCGTGATCGGTTGCATGGCCGTCGGCTTGTCCAACGGTGCGGTCGTGGGGGTGGGGGTGATCTACGCGGGGCTGATCGGTTTTCCGCTCTCCGACATCTCCATCTTCATGGGCCTGATTCTGCTGGGCAGCGTGGTGCTGCAATGGCCGATTGGCCATCTGTCCGACAAGCATGATCGGCGCTGGGTCATCCTCGTGGTCACTCTGCTGGCCGCGCTAGTGGCGCTGGTTGCGATACCGGCATCGCAGATATCCGCGAATAGTTTGCTGGCTGCGGCATTTCTATTCGGCGGTCTGTCTTTTCCCATGTATTCGCTGTGCGTGTCGCATACCAACGACAACCTCGAGCCGAAACAAATGGTTGCGGCCAGCGGCAGCCTGGTGCTGGCGCTGGGCATAGGCGCGACCATGGGGCCTTCAATTGCCGCCGCTGCCATGGGCCTGGTGGGGCCAAACGGGTTGTTCTGGTTTCTTGCCGTGGTGCATGCCGGCGTCGGCGTGTTCGCCCTGTATCGCATGACCCAGCGTCGCTCGGTGCCACTCGATGAGCAAGGCCATTGCGTTGCCATTCCAGCTACGGCGTCCCAGGTGGCGATGGCCATGGTCCAGGAAACGGCGGTAGGTGATGCCGATGCGGTTGCTGATCGAGCAGTCGAGTAG
- a CDS encoding metal ABC transporter solute-binding protein, Zn/Mn family produces the protein MIRTLVLIALGLIGPWLAPAWADSGAKLKVVTTYSILYDIVRNVGGERVEIHSLAPVGSNPHEYDPLPLDVQKTSDAELVFYNGLNLEAGNAWFDKLLLTAGKSGADAPVFRLSAGVAPQYLTSTGQAGAEDPHAWLDARNGMQYARNAQVALSQIDPANAATYQANAAAYIEQLQQLHSKAMADFAQIPVERRYLVTSEGAFKYFCAAYGFEAGYIWEINAENQGTPQQVIALLEQLKRRRVPALFVETSVDPRSMQMVARESGIAIAGTLFTDSLGLPGTPGDSYAGMLASNVETILASLR, from the coding sequence ATGATCAGAACCCTGGTACTCATCGCCCTCGGTCTGATCGGGCCTTGGCTTGCGCCGGCCTGGGCCGATAGCGGCGCCAAGCTCAAGGTGGTCACCACCTATTCGATTCTCTACGACATCGTCCGCAACGTCGGTGGCGAGCGGGTGGAGATCCACAGCCTGGCGCCGGTGGGCTCCAACCCGCACGAGTACGATCCGCTGCCACTGGACGTGCAGAAGACCAGCGATGCCGAGCTGGTGTTCTACAACGGCCTCAACCTGGAAGCCGGCAATGCCTGGTTCGACAAACTGCTGCTTACCGCTGGCAAGTCGGGCGCGGACGCCCCGGTGTTCCGCCTGAGTGCCGGGGTCGCCCCGCAGTACCTGACCTCCACCGGTCAGGCCGGTGCCGAAGACCCCCATGCCTGGCTGGATGCGCGCAACGGCATGCAGTACGCGCGCAACGCCCAGGTAGCCCTGAGTCAGATCGACCCGGCTAACGCCGCGACCTACCAGGCCAACGCTGCGGCCTATATCGAGCAGCTGCAACAGTTGCACAGCAAGGCCATGGCGGACTTCGCCCAGATCCCGGTCGAGCGCCGCTACCTGGTCACCAGCGAGGGTGCGTTCAAGTACTTCTGCGCCGCCTACGGCTTCGAGGCCGGCTATATCTGGGAGATCAACGCGGAAAACCAGGGCACACCGCAGCAGGTCATCGCCCTACTCGAGCAGCTCAAGCGGCGCCGGGTGCCGGCCCTGTTCGTGGAAACCAGCGTCGATCCGCGTAGCATGCAGATGGTCGCGCGCGAAAGCGGCATCGCCATCGCGGGCACTCTGTTCACCGACTCCCTGGGCCTGCCCGGCACGCCCGGTGACAGCTATGCCGGCATGCTGGCGTCGAACGTCGAGACCATCTTGGCCAGCCTGCGTTAG